TGCTGGTGAACAACGAGATCGGAGTCATCCAGGACATTGCCGCGATCGGCGCGATCTGCCGCGAGCGCGGGATTCTGTTTCACGTCGATGCCGCCCAGGCACCGGGCAAGATGCCGATCGACCTCAAGACCCTGCCGGTCGATCTGATGTCGTTCTCGGCCCACAAACTCTACGGCCCCAAGGGTATCGGCGCCCTGTACGTCCGGCGCCGGCCGCGCGTGCACCTGACCCCGCTGATTCACGGCGGCGGTCACGAACGCGGTCTGCGTTCCGGCACCCTGCCCACCCACCAGATTGTCGGCATGGGCGAGGCGTATCGTCTGGCCGGCGAGTTGATGGCGAGCGAGAACGAACGCATCCGTGCCCTGCGCGACCGCTTTCTCACCGGTATCGCGGACATCGACGAGGTCTACGTCAACGGTGATCTCGAAGCGCGCGTGCCGCACAACCTCAATATCAGCTTCAACTTCGTCGAAGGCGAATCGCTGATGATGGCCGTCAAGGATCTGGCCGTTTCCAGCGGCTCGGCCTGCACCTCGGCAAGCCTGGAACCCTCGCATGTGCTGCGTGCCCTGGGTCGCAGCGACGAACTGGCGCACAGCTCGCTGCGTATCACGCTGGGCCGTTATACCACCGCCCAGGACATCGATTTCGCGGTCGCGCTGCTCAAAGACAAGGTCGCCAAGCTGCGTGCGCTCTCGCCCCTCTGGGACATGCATCTGCAAGGCATCGATTTGAACACGGTGCAGTGGGCGGCCGCTCACTGAGTCATCTGAAGGAGGTCATCCCATGGCTTATAGCGACAAGGTAATGGATCACTACGACAACCCGCGCAACGTCGGCAACTTCGACACCGGCGAGACCGCTGTCGGCACCGGCATGGTCGGTGCCCCGGCCTGCGGGGACGTGATGCGGCTGCAGATCAAGGTGAGCCCCGAGGGCATCATCGAAGATGCGCGCTTCAAGACCTACGGCTGTGGTTCGGCCATCGCGTCCAGTTCGCTGGTCACCGAATGGGTGAAAGGCAAGACGCTCGATGAGGCGCTCACGATCAAGAACGCCGACATTGCCGAGGAGTTGGCTCTGCCACCGGTGAAGATCCATTGCTCGGTGCTGGCCGAGGATGCCATCAAGGCGGCGATCACCGATTACCGCAGCAAACAGGGAGGCGATGCCTCCGAATCCGCCGCCTCGGCGGCCTGATCCAATTCCCGGGAGAATCGTTATGTCTGCCGTCGCCACACCGACCCCCGCTCCGCTGCAGTTGACGCTCAGCGCCATCGGCAAGATCAAGGAGCTGCTCAGCGAGGAAAACAACGCCGATCTCAAGCTGCGGGTTTATGTCACCGGCGGCGGCTGTTCGGGTTTCAGCTATGGCTTCGCGTTCGAGGAAACCAACGCCGAGGATGACAGCCTGTTCGCGCAGGATGGCGTCGCGGTGGTCGTCGATCCGATGAGCTTTGCCTATCTGGCCGGCGCCGAGGTCGATTTCGAGGAAGGGCTTGAAGGCGCCCGTTTCATCATCCGCAACCCCAATGCCAAGACCACGTGTGGCTGCGGCAGCTCGTTTTCGGTGTGAGGAATCGGTCATGAGTGTGACATTGACGGAACGTGCCGCGGCCAGGATGCAGCGTTCGCTGGCCGGACGCGGCAAGGGGCTCGGCATCCGGCTGGGCGTCAAGACCAGTGGCTGCTCGGGCATGAGCTACGTAATGGAGTTCGTCGACGAGGTCGATGACGGCGACGCATGCTTCGAAAGCCAGGGCATGACGGTCGTGATCGACGCTCGCAGCATGCCGTATCTGATGGGTACCACGCTCGATTTCGTGCGCGAAGGCCTCAACGAGGGCTTCAAGTTCGAGAATCCCAACGCAAAGAGCGCCTGCGGCTGTGGCGAAAGCTTCAGCGTCAGTGCCTGAACACGAAAACGCCTGAGGTCATTCGTCATGACAGCAATGGTCGCGATCGACTATTTCGCGGTGTTCGGCTTGCCGCCTGCGTTCGCGCAGGACCTGACCGAGCTCGAGCACCGCTATCTCGACCTGCAGCGGCACGCCCATCCGGATCGCTATGCGCATCAGGATGCTGCGCAGCGCCGTGCCGCCGCCGAGGCGGCGGCGCACATTAACGAAGCCTATCGGCAGCTCAAGGATCCACTAGCCCGTTCCACCCACCTGCTTGCCTTGCGTGGGGTGGAGGTCTTGTCCGCCGGTTCCATCCCCTTGCCGGCGGACTTTCTTCTTCAACAGATGGATTGGCACGAAGCGCTCGACACTGCCCGTCGAGCCGGCGATGCCAGCCAGCTCAGCGGCCTGACTCGGGACCTGCGCGCCGAATGGGCGCGCCTCGAATCCCGGCTGTCCAGGGCGCTCGACGAGGGCGGCGACAATGCGGACGCCGCGGCCACCGTGCGCCAGCTCATGTTCCTGCGCCGATTGATCGAACAGGCGCAGAGCGCGCTCGATGCCGAGGAGTTGTCATGAGTCTGCTGCAGATTCTGGAGCCCGGCAGTGCCGCGGAAACACCCGTTGCCCGTCGCCGCGCGGTGGGGATCGATCTCGGCACCACCCACTCCCTGGTCGCCACCATCGAAGCGGACGGCAGCAGCCGGATCCTGCGCGACGAGAACGGTGGCGCCCTGCTCCCCTCGGTGGTCTGTGTGCTGCCCGACGGGCAGGTTCAGGTCGGGCGGCCGGCGCAGGCCCTGGCCGGCACCCATCCGCAGACGACCTTCCGGTCCATCAAGCGGTTCATGGGTCGCGGCGCGGTCGATCTCAGCGAAGCGGGCACCCTGCCCTACGCCATCGTTCCCGGCGAAGGCACCGTGCGGTTTCAAAGCGCGCGCGGCCCGCTCTCGCCCGTGGAAATCTCGGCCGAAATCCTCAAGCTGCTGCGCCAGCGCGCCGAGCAGGCTCTGGGCGGCTCCGTCGAAGGCGCGGTGATCACGGTGCCAGCCTACTTCGACGATGCCCAGCGCCAGGCCACGCGCGAT
The Candidatus Macondimonas diazotrophica genome window above contains:
- the iscU gene encoding Fe-S cluster assembly scaffold IscU encodes the protein MAYSDKVMDHYDNPRNVGNFDTGETAVGTGMVGAPACGDVMRLQIKVSPEGIIEDARFKTYGCGSAIASSSLVTEWVKGKTLDEALTIKNADIAEELALPPVKIHCSVLAEDAIKAAITDYRSKQGGDASESAASAA
- the hscB gene encoding Fe-S protein assembly co-chaperone HscB; the protein is MTAMVAIDYFAVFGLPPAFAQDLTELEHRYLDLQRHAHPDRYAHQDAAQRRAAAEAAAHINEAYRQLKDPLARSTHLLALRGVEVLSAGSIPLPADFLLQQMDWHEALDTARRAGDASQLSGLTRDLRAEWARLESRLSRALDEGGDNADAAATVRQLMFLRRLIEQAQSALDAEELS
- the iscA gene encoding iron-sulfur cluster assembly protein IscA — protein: MSVTLTERAAARMQRSLAGRGKGLGIRLGVKTSGCSGMSYVMEFVDEVDDGDACFESQGMTVVIDARSMPYLMGTTLDFVREGLNEGFKFENPNAKSACGCGESFSVSA
- a CDS encoding IscS subfamily cysteine desulfurase, with translation MTSARRLPVYLDYSATTPVAPQVAEKMIPYLTDMFGNPASRTHAYGWQAEQAVETAREQVAALVGADPKEIIWTSGATESDNLAIKGAAQFYRGKGNHLITLSTEHKAVLDPMRELERDGFVVTYLDPESSGLLNLDSFTSALTPQTILVSVMLVNNEIGVIQDIAAIGAICRERGILFHVDAAQAPGKMPIDLKTLPVDLMSFSAHKLYGPKGIGALYVRRRPRVHLTPLIHGGGHERGLRSGTLPTHQIVGMGEAYRLAGELMASENERIRALRDRFLTGIADIDEVYVNGDLEARVPHNLNISFNFVEGESLMMAVKDLAVSSGSACTSASLEPSHVLRALGRSDELAHSSLRITLGRYTTAQDIDFAVALLKDKVAKLRALSPLWDMHLQGIDLNTVQWAAAH
- the erpA gene encoding iron-sulfur cluster insertion protein ErpA, encoding MSAVATPTPAPLQLTLSAIGKIKELLSEENNADLKLRVYVTGGGCSGFSYGFAFEETNAEDDSLFAQDGVAVVVDPMSFAYLAGAEVDFEEGLEGARFIIRNPNAKTTCGCGSSFSV